One genomic segment of Dysosmobacter sp. Marseille-Q4140 includes these proteins:
- a CDS encoding GNAT family N-acetyltransferase, protein MEILEVRRRSGALLEQLLELWERSVRASHTFLSPAEIAAIRPDVPGALTQVPHLVIAWERETPLGFLGAEGRRLEMLFLEPEARGRGIGTALVRYALDAYSLREVTVNEQNIAARGFYEHLGFRTVRRTPLDEQGRPYPLLYMELLEP, encoded by the coding sequence ATGGAGATCCTGGAAGTCCGGCGCCGGAGCGGCGCCCTGCTGGAACAGCTCCTGGAGCTGTGGGAGCGGTCCGTCCGCGCCAGCCACACCTTTTTGTCGCCGGCGGAGATCGCCGCCATCCGGCCCGATGTGCCCGGCGCCCTGACCCAGGTGCCCCATCTGGTGATCGCCTGGGAGCGGGAGACGCCGCTGGGCTTTCTGGGGGCGGAGGGACGGCGGCTGGAGATGCTCTTTCTGGAGCCGGAGGCCCGGGGCCGGGGGATCGGCACCGCCCTGGTCCGGTACGCCCTGGACGCCTACTCCCTGCGGGAGGTGACCGTCAACGAGCAGAACATCGCGGCCCGGGGCTTTTACGAGCATTTGGGCTTCCGGACGGTCCGGCGGACGCCGCTGGACGAACAGGGCCGGCCCTATCCCCTGCTGTACATGGAGCTGCTGGAGCCGTAA
- a CDS encoding VanW family protein, which yields MEQNTAQAMAPKRLKKGGKGPLIITGAVLAVLIAAYIGLCAWASSLDTFFQGYQINGIDVGGLTAAQAQEKLTQELPEREVPIYETPDGTDPHGTENEEPLLILTLAQLGFTPESAGESVGIPFSDWAQEALDSQRGMSFFVKGFSYLSSLVRGDGMWFGFPLSGDIEAAVSDLADRLDQEAVDAAYELGEDSISITKPRDGRSVSQDALRQYLAQLDGASVKLYVSFTTIPAQILTVQEIYDETSGEVKNASYDAETDTIVPEQVGADFDVAAAQIALDAAEPGETITVPAQVQQPTVTAEALKDLLFRDVLGTAQTKVGGTSARKSNVQLSAATIDEYVLNAGETFSYNEAVGQRTAARGYKPAPAYVQGETVDEIGGGICQTSSTLYLACLRSNLEITERYAHRYIPSYIPAGMDATVSWGGPDYKFTNNTDYPIKVVTTYANSTLTVKILGTNIDGTYAKVTNEYLSTTPYEVVYEDDPTLAPGTEKVKTTPYTGYKYKTYRHVYAADGTLISSAYEATSDYKSRNKVILRGPALPEAPATDPGTATDPGTSTGPGTATDPGTATDPGTVTDPGTSILPPENGSTGGTTDSGGLPADVLPEDAPFL from the coding sequence ATGGAGCAGAACACCGCACAGGCCATGGCGCCGAAACGGCTGAAAAAGGGCGGCAAAGGGCCGCTGATCATAACGGGCGCAGTTCTGGCGGTATTGATCGCCGCCTACATAGGCCTTTGCGCCTGGGCCAGTTCTCTGGATACCTTTTTTCAGGGTTATCAGATCAACGGCATTGACGTGGGCGGGCTGACTGCGGCCCAGGCCCAGGAAAAACTGACGCAGGAGCTGCCGGAGCGGGAGGTCCCCATCTATGAGACCCCTGACGGCACCGATCCGCACGGAACGGAGAACGAGGAGCCGCTCCTCATCCTGACCCTGGCCCAGCTGGGCTTTACTCCGGAGTCGGCCGGTGAGAGCGTCGGTATTCCCTTCTCCGACTGGGCGCAGGAGGCGCTGGACAGCCAGCGCGGGATGTCCTTTTTTGTCAAGGGCTTTTCCTATCTCAGCAGCCTGGTCCGGGGGGACGGCATGTGGTTTGGCTTCCCCCTCAGCGGCGATATAGAAGCCGCCGTGTCGGATCTGGCGGACCGTCTGGACCAGGAGGCGGTGGACGCCGCCTACGAGCTGGGCGAGGACAGCATCTCCATCACCAAGCCCCGGGACGGCCGCTCTGTGAGCCAGGACGCCCTGCGCCAGTATCTGGCGCAGCTTGACGGTGCCTCCGTCAAGCTCTATGTCTCCTTCACCACCATCCCCGCCCAGATCCTGACCGTCCAGGAGATCTATGACGAGACCTCCGGCGAGGTGAAGAACGCCTCCTACGACGCCGAGACCGACACCATCGTCCCTGAGCAGGTGGGCGCGGACTTCGACGTGGCCGCCGCCCAGATCGCCCTGGACGCGGCGGAGCCCGGCGAGACCATCACCGTCCCCGCCCAGGTACAGCAGCCCACCGTCACCGCCGAGGCGCTGAAGGACCTGCTGTTCCGGGACGTGCTGGGCACCGCCCAGACCAAGGTGGGCGGCACCTCCGCCCGCAAGTCCAACGTGCAGCTCTCCGCCGCCACCATCGACGAGTATGTGCTCAACGCCGGGGAGACCTTCTCCTATAACGAGGCCGTGGGCCAGCGGACCGCCGCAAGAGGCTACAAGCCCGCCCCCGCCTACGTCCAGGGCGAGACCGTGGACGAGATCGGCGGCGGCATCTGCCAGACCTCCTCCACGCTGTACCTGGCGTGCCTGCGGTCCAATCTGGAGATCACCGAGCGCTACGCCCACCGCTACATCCCCTCCTACATCCCCGCCGGCATGGACGCCACCGTCTCCTGGGGCGGTCCGGACTACAAGTTCACCAACAACACCGACTACCCCATCAAGGTCGTCACGACATATGCAAACAGCACCCTGACCGTGAAGATCCTGGGCACCAATATCGACGGGACCTATGCCAAGGTGACCAACGAGTACCTCTCCACCACCCCCTATGAAGTGGTCTATGAGGACGATCCCACCCTGGCCCCCGGCACGGAGAAGGTCAAGACCACGCCCTACACCGGCTACAAGTACAAGACCTACCGCCATGTGTACGCCGCCGACGGCACGCTGATCTCCTCCGCCTATGAGGCCACCAGCGACTACAAATCCCGCAACAAGGTGATCCTCCGGGGCCCGGCCCTGCCGGAGGCCCCGGCCACCGACCCCGGCACCGCCACGGACCCGGGCACCAGCACCGGTCCCGGCACCGCGACAGACCCCGGCACGGCCACTGATCCGGGCACCGTCACCGACCCCGGCACCAGCATCCTGCCGCCGGAGAACGGCAGTACCGGCGGCACTACGGACAGCGGCGGCCTGCCTGCGGACGTGCTGCCGGAGGACGCCCCCTTCCTGTGA
- a CDS encoding TVP38/TMEM64 family protein, whose amino-acid sequence MEKERRWRRWLGPALLVLALAALWPLRRELTAQAIARRSPEGSALAAAFLLGLYVLKSVTFCVPMSALTAAGGLLFPLPAALAVNLCGAAAAQTAPFLLGRRRQGDLEALGRKYPKAAALCRPPPGRRWQSVFLLRLGGASPGDLVSLLLGAAGVPYGTYLSAGLLGAAPRVAAATVLGAALWSPGSPRFWISLAVGGGLTALALALWRLRRR is encoded by the coding sequence GTGGAGAAGGAGCGCCGGTGGCGGCGATGGCTGGGCCCGGCCCTGCTGGTGCTGGCCTTGGCGGCGCTGTGGCCCCTGCGGCGGGAGTTGACGGCCCAGGCCATCGCCCGCCGGTCTCCGGAGGGCTCGGCGCTGGCGGCGGCCTTTTTGCTGGGGCTGTATGTGCTCAAAAGCGTCACCTTCTGTGTGCCCATGTCGGCCCTGACGGCGGCGGGCGGGCTGCTGTTCCCCCTGCCGGCGGCATTGGCGGTGAACCTGTGCGGCGCGGCGGCGGCCCAGACGGCCCCCTTCCTCCTGGGCCGGCGGCGGCAGGGGGATCTGGAGGCCCTGGGCCGGAAGTACCCGAAGGCGGCGGCGCTGTGCCGCCCGCCGCCGGGTCGGCGGTGGCAGTCGGTCTTTCTGCTGCGGCTGGGCGGCGCCAGCCCCGGGGATCTGGTGAGCCTGCTGCTGGGGGCGGCGGGGGTGCCCTACGGCACCTATCTCTCCGCCGGGCTGCTGGGGGCGGCGCCCCGGGTGGCAGCGGCCACGGTGCTGGGCGCCGCCCTGTGGAGTCCCGGCAGCCCCCGGTTCTGGATCTCCCTGGCCGTGGGCGGCGGCCTGACGGCCCTGGCCCTTGCCCTCTGGCGGCTGCGGCGGCGCTGA
- a CDS encoding ATP-binding protein encodes MAYDGRVLRRAIARFEEDRQERETRFQERRETIFRRQPRLRQIDAELRSTTSRIISSALRRGTDPMPALEVLRDENLSLQEEKRALLEKMGLPQDCLENKPACALCGDSGYRGGEMCRCLRNYYAREQQKELSRMLDLGGQSFENFSLDWYSTETLYPLGISARKNMERVYGICREYAETFAAPGSGNLLLTGPPGLGKTFLSAAMAREVSGDGWSVVYDTAAHIFQRFEDRKFGREEGEAEGDVNRVMTCDLLILDDLGTEMTTAFVQSALYQILNTRLMERRSTILSTNLKVVELAGRYGAQTASRIEGEYQILPFFGKDIRIQRKERE; translated from the coding sequence ATGGCCTATGACGGACGGGTCCTGCGCCGGGCCATCGCGCGGTTCGAGGAGGACCGGCAGGAGCGGGAGACCCGCTTTCAGGAGCGGCGGGAGACGATCTTCCGCCGCCAGCCCCGGCTGCGGCAGATCGACGCCGAGCTGCGCTCCACCACCAGCCGCATCATCTCCTCAGCCCTGCGGCGGGGCACGGACCCCATGCCCGCCCTGGAGGTGCTGCGGGACGAGAACCTGAGCCTCCAGGAGGAGAAGCGGGCGCTGCTGGAGAAGATGGGCCTGCCTCAGGACTGCCTGGAGAACAAGCCCGCCTGCGCCCTGTGCGGGGACAGCGGCTACCGGGGCGGCGAGATGTGCCGGTGCCTGCGCAATTACTACGCCCGGGAGCAGCAAAAGGAACTCAGCCGGATGCTGGACCTGGGCGGCCAGAGCTTTGAGAACTTCTCCCTGGACTGGTACTCCACGGAGACGCTGTATCCCCTGGGCATCTCCGCCCGGAAGAACATGGAGCGGGTGTACGGCATCTGCAGGGAGTACGCCGAGACCTTCGCCGCGCCGGGCAGCGGCAATCTGCTGCTCACCGGGCCGCCGGGCCTGGGCAAGACCTTCCTCTCCGCCGCCATGGCCCGGGAGGTCAGCGGCGACGGCTGGTCCGTGGTCTACGACACCGCCGCCCACATCTTCCAGCGGTTCGAGGACCGGAAGTTCGGCCGGGAAGAGGGGGAGGCCGAGGGAGACGTGAACCGGGTGATGACCTGCGACCTGCTGATCCTGGACGACCTGGGCACGGAGATGACCACCGCCTTCGTCCAGAGCGCCCTGTACCAGATCCTCAACACCCGCCTCATGGAGCGGCGCTCCACCATCCTCAGCACCAACCTGAAGGTCGTGGAGCTGGCCGGGCGCTACGGCGCCCAGACCGCCTCCCGGATCGAGGGGGAGTACCAGATCCTGCCCTTCTTCGGAAAGGACATCCGCATCCAGCGCAAGGAGCGGGAATAA